Part of the Flavobacteriales bacterium genome is shown below.
AGGAATGAACTCGCCGAGGAATGGTACGGGAAAATCTTCGATAAACTTACCGACGATCAGGCATCCCCGATCAAAGTGGTATACCCACAAAACATTTCCGAAGCTGAACCCAAACAAGTAGGAGGACCACAGTAATGTCTAAATTCAAGAAAAAAGGCAGCAAAGAGGCTCCACCCATCTCAACAGCCTCTCTTCCTGACATCGTATTCATGCTCCTGTTCTTCTTCATGATCGCAACGGTGATCAGGGATACATCCATCCTCGTGGACCAGGAAATGCCTAAAGCCACAGAGATACAGAAATTACAGAAGAAGTCTCTGGTAAGTTGCATTTACATCGGACGCCCTATTAAGGAAATGCGTTCCAAATACGGGGATGAGCCGCAAATACAGCTCAATGATACCTATAAAACCCTGAATGACATCCCCGACTTCATCGCCAAAGAGCGTGAAGATAAGATCGAAGCACAGGTTCCGCAGATGACGACTTCTCTCAAAGTGGATAAAAAAGTGAAAATGGGCATCGTAACCAAGGTGAAACAGGAGTTGAGAAAAGTGAACGCACTCAAGATCAACTATGCCGCCACTGAGGACAACGACAGGTAAGTCTGCCGCTCAGATCGCATTTACAACAAATCATAACCCATACCCGACCGGTGAATAGTTAAGCCCTATCACCGGTCTTTTTTTGACATGAAGTCAGCCGTTTTTCGCGTTTGGTATGTAAAGCACACGCCATGCGAAAAACACGAAAACCTCCACAGCAGATCAATGCCGGATCGATGGCTGACATCGCTTTCCTGCTTCTGATCTTCTTCCTGGTGACCACCCAGATGAATGCTGATAGCGGATTGCTCCGGAAATTACCTCCGCTAAATACCGACGCCGAACCTCCCAAATTTCCCGAACGGAATGTCTTTGTCGTATTGGTCAATGCCAATGATCAATTAATGGTAGAAAATCAACACATGGACGTCAGTGAGCTTCGCGCTGCAACGAGAGAATTCATTCTTCCAGCATGTAACGACCCGGATCAGCCTGTATGCATGGATACCACGTTATACGTACCGGGTGCAGGACCCAAACAGGTGACCTTAACGAAACACCTGGTTTCTCTTCAAAATGACAACAACACCAGTTACGATATGTACCTGCGTGTGCAGAATGAACTCATCGCCGCTTATAATGAGTTGAGGAATGAACTCGCCGAGGAATGGTACGGGAAGGCCTTTGACAAGCTCACTGATGATCAGG
Proteins encoded:
- a CDS encoding biopolymer transporter ExbD, producing the protein MSKFKKKGSKEAPPISTASLPDIVFMLLFFFMIATVIRDTSILVDQEMPKATEIQKLQKKSLVSCIYIGRPIKEMRSKYGDEPQIQLNDTYKTLNDIPDFIAKEREDKIEAQVPQMTTSLKVDKKVKMGIVTKVKQELRKVNALKINYAATEDNDR
- a CDS encoding biopolymer transporter ExbD, which encodes MRKTRKPPQQINAGSMADIAFLLLIFFLVTTQMNADSGLLRKLPPLNTDAEPPKFPERNVFVVLVNANDQLMVENQHMDVSELRAATREFILPACNDPDQPVCMDTTLYVPGAGPKQVTLTKHLVSLQNDNNTSYDMYLRVQNELIAAYNELRNELAEEWYGKAFDKLTDDQAAPIKVVYPQNISEAEPKQAGGPQ